TCGGCGCCGACCCGGTGACCGAGCGGCGGAAGATCGCCACCCGGGTGGGAATCGTGTTGCAGGAAGCCGGTTTCTTCGAGAACCTCACGGTGGCCGAGACGGTCGACGCGTGGCGCCGGTTCACTCCGGGCGCCCGGCCGCGGGCCGAGGCTCTGGAGATGGTCGACCTCGCCCGCCGGGCCGGTGTCCCGGTCGGGAAGCTTTCCGGCGGCGAGAAGCGCCGGCTCGACCTGACGTTGGGCCTGCTCGGCGGTCCCGAGGTGCTGTTCCTCGACGAACCGACCACTGGGCTCGACCCCGAAGCCCGGCGCAATGTCTGGCAGCTGCTGCGCGAACTGATCCTCGCTGGCATGACAGTGCTGCTCACCACGCACTACATGGAGGAAGCGGAAGCGCTCGCCGACCGCGTCGCGATCATGGACCGCGGCCGCATCGTCCGGGAGGGCACGCTCGCCGAGATCACCGCGCGCTCGGCGACCGCGATCTCGTTCCGGCTGCCGTCCGCGTTCTCCGCCGCGGACCTGCCGCCGCTGGACGGCGGCGAGCCAGCCGAGCGCGACGGTCGGATCCTCCTGCACACCCACGAACCCCAACGCACGCTGGCTGTCCTGCTCGGATGGGCGGACGAGCGCGGCGCGCAGCTGGCCGAACTCGACGTGAGCGCCGGCTCTCTGGAAGACGCGTTCCTGGCGGCCGCCGCCGGGGAGAGGAGCTCCCGATGACCTGGCTCGGCTACGCGCGAGCGCAGTTCCTGTTGTCCCAGCAGGTGTACTGGAAGCGCATCGGCATCGCGCTCACCGGCACCATCGTGCCGCTCGTGCTCGGCGGTTTCATGCCGTTCCAGCTGCGCCACGGCCCGAACGTGGACGGCGCGCCGGCCGGAATGTACGCGCTCACCGGCTTCCTCGCCTTCGCGCTGTTCTTCACCGTCTACACCCTGGTCAACGCGGTCACCTCCCGGCGAGATGCCTTGGTGTACAAGCGGTTGCGCGCGGCTTCGCTGCCGGACAGCGCGATCTTCGCCGGCGAAGGGGCGG
This sequence is a window from Amycolatopsis benzoatilytica AK 16/65. Protein-coding genes within it:
- a CDS encoding ABC transporter ATP-binding protein, with amino-acid sequence MSNEAVIEISDLHLDYGTFTAVDGISLTVAPGQVLALLGTNGAGKTTTVDVLTGFQRPTSGTVRVLGADPVTERRKIATRVGIVLQEAGFFENLTVAETVDAWRRFTPGARPRAEALEMVDLARRAGVPVGKLSGGEKRRLDLTLGLLGGPEVLFLDEPTTGLDPEARRNVWQLLRELILAGMTVLLTTHYMEEAEALADRVAIMDRGRIVREGTLAEITARSATAISFRLPSAFSAADLPPLDGGEPAERDGRILLHTHEPQRTLAVLLGWADERGAQLAELDVSAGSLEDAFLAAAAGERSSR